AGAAGCCGCCAGCGAAGACCCGGAAATCCTGCTGGATTTTGCCACTCTGACCGGGGCGGCCCGTGTTGCCCTTGGCCTGGGACTGCCGGCGCTGTTTTCCAATAATGACGATCTGGCAAGTGCCCTGCAAAATACCGGCATCGAAATGGGTGACCCGCTTTGGCGCCTGCCGATCTGGGAAGATTACCGCCCCCTTCTTGACAGCAGGATTGCCGATACCAACAACATATCATCAGGTGCGTTTGGCGGTGCCATCATTGCCGCCCTGTTCCTTGACCGCTTTGCCAAAGGCGCAAAGGCATGGGCCCATATCGACCTGATGGCGTGGAACCCGTCTGGTACGCCGGGCAAACCCGAGGGCGGCGAAGCCCAGGGAATCCGCGCTGCCTTCAAGGTGATCAGCGATCGTTACGGTAAGTAAATTAATTAAAATCAACCTTTGACTTACAGTTCGGGGTCAGGTAAACAGATTACGTATTCGTAACAAACAGGCTGTTGGACATAGATATGCCCATCGAGATCAAACCGTCACAAGCGCTTGACCTTTGGCGTATCGCGACTGTCGAAAGTGTGCGTCGGGATTCCCCCGATCTCTCTGCCCGGCAGATGGCCCTTGTCCTTACCGTTTATCTGACCCCGGCACCCCATACCGTTCGTGGCCTTGCCGAAGCACTCAATATCTCCAAACCTGCAATTACCCGCGCCCTTGACCGGCTTAGTTCGCTGGGCATGGTCAAACGTAAAGTCGATGAAGATGACCGCCGTTCTGTACTGATCCAGCGTACGGTTAAAGGATCGGTCTTTTTGCGGGAATTTGGCGACATTGTTGGTAGCGCCGGCAAAAAAACCCAGTAAGCACCAAGCAACGATAACGATCCCACCCTGCGATACGACATCAGCCTTTGGCTTTGCCCCGAACACTGGAGCGCAGCCACCACTAAATACCGGCATGATAAAACCATCCGGTTCAGGCTGACAAAAAGACGATCATTTGCCTTCCATTCGCAATCCAATCGGCGAAATTCCGGAACGGCCCCTTCCACAGATAAATTACCGACCAGCCGGTATGAAACAGCATACCGACCCGCATCAAATACCGACCGTTCGGTATGTTTTGCATACCAAAACGTATCTATCTGTGGGCAGCAGGTGATTGGTCAGGCATTCAGGCGTATAGCGCCCAGCATCAGCAAAACCCATTGGCATGCCCTCCCGGACACAAGCAAAACAGCGATCTTTCACGCGACAGTACTCTGGAAGCGTGACGGGCAGGATCGTACCACAGCGAAGCTACATCCAACTAAAGCACGGAAGTACAGCGTAGGCGCTGCAATCGCACCTCAATGGCGAAACCGCTTTAAGACGCTTTGGCACTTTACGGTCGCAACAAACTCCCCAGACACCGCCCAAGCTGTCCCTCATTGGCCTTCATTCGGGGGGCAGGAACGTCTGTGGATTTTCTTCCAAGTAGAGGCAGGAAACACCAACAGCTCTCCAACAGCAAAATACCGCCCTTTAAGCAGCGGCTTCACCCCATAGAGTTTCCCCGCCATCCTTAATCGCCAAAGCCGGAAACTGTGCAATCAGGTGATGGATTTACGATCTGTCTGCCTGGGAAATGCAACTGTCATTTTGGCCGCACCAAATTCCCGGAAGGATCAAACGGGGCACGTCACCAACAAACGGTGAAGAAGGCGACCATAAATGAGGCAAATGAAGCACATTGCTCCGGGGTAATGAAGCGCCGACTGGCGGAGCCAAATGCGCTTGCCCGCACAGATGCCAGATGCAGAAAAAAGCCATGCATTTACGGCGTTATTTTCCGGCAGAGAAACTGCCCGGTGCATCGATGAGCGAGAGCAGAAGGGCCGCGACCACCAGAACGCTGCCACTGAACCGGCCGATGGCGCGGCTGCCGCCTTTGCGCGTAACCCACGGCGTCAGGCGGGAAGCAGCAGAGGCATAAACCATTACGGCTGTGTAATCAAAAATGACGAAAGTAACACCAAGGATCAGAAGCTGCGGCAATAGTGGCTGGGAAACATCGATAAACTGGGGAAACAGCGCGCCGAAAAAGGCAATTGCCTTGGGGTTACCTGCCGCAACCAGAAAGCCCTGACTGAACATGCGCAAAGGCTTTGCCGGTTCGTAGACCGATGCAGAATTTGTTTCGATATCGTTTTTAGCGCCGGTTTTCGCGGGTTTACGAAAGAAGGCCACCAGCCCCATTACCAGCAGAAAGGCCACACCACCCCATTTGACCGCCTGAAATGCCGTTGCGGAGGTTGCCAGAATGGCACCAAGACCCAGAGCCGCGATCACCATCTGAATCATGTTGGCCGTTACATCGCCAAGGGCCGTCATCAGGGTGGGAACCGGCCCATACCGCATGGAATGGGACATGCCGATCAGGACACTTGGACCGGGTGTTGAAACCATCAACAGCACCAGCGCACAAAAACTGATCCACACATGTAACGACATAAAACGCCCCAAAGCCGGTGAAATGACCCACGCGGTCTATCACAGACAGGGGCTGTCACAAGCACCAATTTGGCAAGGCAACCATGCCAGCCCCTGCCAACAAAAAAGCAGCCCGTGCAAGGCTGCTTTATGCATCACCTGATCTATCTGGCAGGAACGACCCGGCGCGCCCGATGGGCAAAACCGGCTCGCCTAGCTTCGATTATTTAACGTTCGTTCGGCCACTGGTCAAACAGGCCACGGATCTGCACCGATTTCACAATTCCCGGTCCCAAAATCTTGTCGCAGGTGGCCTTCAGGCGGTTCTGCAAACCAATAATGATACGATCCGTTGTGGGTTTGAAAGGCGAAAACAGCGACTTGGCTTCGTCACCCTCGGCCGGTTCTTCCTTAATTTCCTTGCCGTCTTCATCCAGCTTGGGTTTGGGCGGGGTCAAAAGGCTGGGGGCTTCGTAATGATAGCCGCGTTTACCCTTTTCGACCTTCTCGGCGCGATATTTGGTATCACGGTAAAAGTAACGCTGAAAATCGCGCAAAAACGCATTCAGCAATTTGGGCTGAATGCGGGACACCAGGGCGCGATGCTCAACAGCGGTCAATTCCAGCCAGACATCAGCGGCGATCTGCCGGATCATGCGATCCTGCGGCAGCACAATCGAGGTCACAACCTTTTCAAGTTCAAATACATGGGCAGGCAGGGCAACACCGGCGGATTCACCGCCTTCTGCCGCCTTGCCCTCGCCCGATGACGCATGGGCAAGCGGCGCCTGAACCATCAAAAATGTTGCAACCAGTAACAAGCCAAAAACAAAAAAACGTGTCGCTCGCACCGCAGGCGATCCCTGCGGGGTCTTCGGGATTTTACCCATTTTTCCCAACTCTATTATCCTTTTATGCACTTCCTGGTCTGCTATAGGGCACCATTCCGTGCCGTGGTCGCATCCATATCAAGGGCCGCAGCAAGAAGCTGTTTTGTATAGGCATGTTGGGGATGTTCAAAAATGTCATCCGCCGTGCCGCTTTCAACCAACTGGCCCCCCTTCATCACCATAACCCGGTGTGACAGGGCACGAACCACCTTGAGATCGTGACTGATGAACAGATACGCCATGTTGTACCGTTCCTGCAGATCACGCAGCAGTTCTACAATTTGTGCCTGTACCGACATATCGAGTGCCGAGGTCGGTTCGTCAAGGACCATGAAACGCGGTTTTAAGACCAAAGCACGTGCAATTGAAATGCGTTGCCGCTGCCCGCCTGAAAATTCATGCGGGTAACGGTGCATCGCACTTTCGGGCAAATCCACATCGCGCAGGGCCTGGGCAATGCGTTCTTCGCGCTGGGCGCGGCCAAGTTCCGGCTGGTGAATTTCAAGGCCTTCGCCCACGATCTGGGCAATGGACATACGCGGGCTTAGCGACCCGAACGGGTCCTGGAACACCACCTGCATATCGCGGCGCAGGGCGCGCAATTGCGCGCCATCACGGGCACGAACATCCTGCCCGTCAAAGGTGATATCCCCCTGCGAACTTAAAAGACGCAAAATCGCCAAAGCCAGTGTTGTCTTACCCGATCCGCTTTCACCCACAATGCCAAGGGTTTCGCCCTGCCGGACGGAAACAGAAACACCGTCCACCGCATCAAGGTAATATTCCGGCCGGCCCAAAATGCCCTTTTTGCCAATGGGAAAACGCACACGGATATCGCCGGTTTGCAAAATTTGCGCAGCGGTTTCCGGCAAGGGACGCGCCCGGCCCGATGGAACGGCATCCAGCAAACGGCGGGTATAGGGGTGGCGCGGCTGTTCAAACAGGCGGGCATTGTCGCCAAATTCAACGATTTCGCCATCTTTCATAACACAAACCTGATCGGCCATTTTTTTGACGATCTGCAGATCATGGGTAA
The window above is part of the Thalassospira marina genome. Proteins encoded here:
- a CDS encoding MarR family transcriptional regulator, producing MPIEIKPSQALDLWRIATVESVRRDSPDLSARQMALVLTVYLTPAPHTVRGLAEALNISKPAITRALDRLSSLGMVKRKVDEDDRRSVLIQRTVKGSVFLREFGDIVGSAGKKTQ
- a CDS encoding ABC transporter ATP-binding protein, yielding MSQQGKTEYLLDVSNLAVRFGRADAVRGVSFRMQRGETLALVGESGSGKSVTAMSILQLLPYPRALHPAGSILFDGQEMVGAEERTLRQIRGNRISMIFQEPMTSLNPLHNVEKQIGEVLLLHKGLRGAKARERIIELLDLVGIPDPKTRLRSLPHELSGGQRQRVMIAMALANDPELLIADEPTTALDVTIQAQILQLLRDLQQRLGMALLLITHDLQIVKKMADQVCVMKDGEIVEFGDNARLFEQPRHPYTRRLLDAVPSGRARPLPETAAQILQTGDIRVRFPIGKKGILGRPEYYLDAVDGVSVSVRQGETLGIVGESGSGKTTLALAILRLLSSQGDITFDGQDVRARDGAQLRALRRDMQVVFQDPFGSLSPRMSIAQIVGEGLEIHQPELGRAQREERIAQALRDVDLPESAMHRYPHEFSGGQRQRISIARALVLKPRFMVLDEPTSALDMSVQAQIVELLRDLQERYNMAYLFISHDLKVVRALSHRVMVMKGGQLVESGTADDIFEHPQHAYTKQLLAAALDMDATTARNGAL
- a CDS encoding LysE family translocator, yielding MSLHVWISFCALVLLMVSTPGPSVLIGMSHSMRYGPVPTLMTALGDVTANMIQMVIAALGLGAILATSATAFQAVKWGGVAFLLVMGLVAFFRKPAKTGAKNDIETNSASVYEPAKPLRMFSQGFLVAAGNPKAIAFFGALFPQFIDVSQPLLPQLLILGVTFVIFDYTAVMVYASAASRLTPWVTRKGGSRAIGRFSGSVLVVAALLLSLIDAPGSFSAGK